The following coding sequences are from one Beggiatoa alba B18LD window:
- a CDS encoding ATP-binding protein encodes MNPLVKPPKSLLRCVGRAIGDYGMIKANDKVLLGLSGGKDSLSLLHILIHLKRHAPIHFDLGVITVDPLISGFDPSPLKDYLANLNIPYFYQQQAIMEEALRHIRGDSFCAYCSRMKRGIMYSTARQAGYNVLALAQHLDDLAESFMMSAFHGGRLQTMKAHYTNDAGDIRVIRPLIYVRERQTADFAKSAKLPIILDNCPACFTKPTQRYHVKQLLANEEQAHKHLFKNLLHAMRPLMQGQATTELNTTSDEETETC; translated from the coding sequence ATGAATCCATTGGTAAAACCCCCTAAATCATTACTCCGCTGTGTTGGGCGAGCAATTGGCGACTACGGCATGATTAAAGCTAACGACAAAGTCCTACTAGGACTCTCAGGGGGAAAAGACTCTCTATCCCTACTACATATCCTAATCCACCTAAAACGCCACGCTCCCATACACTTCGACTTAGGCGTGATTACCGTTGACCCCCTAATATCAGGTTTTGACCCCTCCCCCTTAAAAGACTACTTAGCAAATCTCAATATTCCCTATTTTTACCAACAACAAGCCATTATGGAAGAAGCCCTGCGCCATATCCGTGGCGACTCCTTTTGCGCCTACTGCTCACGCATGAAACGCGGCATCATGTACAGCACCGCCCGCCAAGCAGGCTACAACGTCCTAGCCCTCGCCCAACACTTAGACGACTTAGCAGAAAGTTTTATGATGTCAGCCTTTCACGGCGGACGCTTACAAACCATGAAAGCCCATTACACCAACGATGCAGGCGATATTCGCGTCATTCGCCCCCTGATTTACGTCCGCGAACGCCAAACAGCTGATTTTGCCAAATCCGCCAAACTCCCCATTATCCTCGACAACTGCCCCGCCTGCTTCACCAAACCCACACAACGCTATCATGTAAAACAACTGCTTGCTAACGAAGAGCAAGCCCACAAACACCTATTCAAAAATCTACTGCACGCCATGCGCCCCCTCATGCAAGGACAAGCCACCACTGAATTAAACACCACATCCGACGAAGAAACAGAAACCTGCTAA